One Scomber japonicus isolate fScoJap1 chromosome 1, fScoJap1.pri, whole genome shotgun sequence DNA window includes the following coding sequences:
- the LOC128361632 gene encoding uncharacterized protein LOC128361632 — MPAPPALFSTQNQQAAPAGVFGTGMPASHTDLLYGQPFQPSEVTFRTTQFYKIHPAYSQSSYASPRIPRLPSIARPDQHKKTNIRRSTRLQQFNEVTYWGTLHTETYCCIFVTRAAQPCSLCGAPSHPASACSIPAKINIQHNPTRNYALPHTPSPAPPATIIPRPVAPNRPLFSPNINGVDKRGRPILRQGGRTICNNFNEEGCKMSQCRYLHVCSFCGGGHARSACPHNPTSFKSGKHPSTPINIMALKTALRHHPDPAFVEFLVTGFKEGFYPGISAEPSVSFECNNLQSAINDPSSVDRLLSKEIEQGFMIGPFSQPPFPTFRISPLGIATRKYSGKQRIIIDLSAPHGTSAPSVNSLIPSEDYSLHYATINHAIALIKLAGKNSWLPKTDITSAFKVLPIHPDFWRFFGVKWRGAYYFAVRLTFGCKSSPKLFDTSSDALCWILCNNHGIQFLVHLLEDFLLISPPSSPPASGIATLTAVFADLGVPLSAEKTEGPSTSLEFLGITLDTNSFQAPLPIEKLKRICLLISNFLMAPSCTKRQLLSLLGHLNFALRIIPQGRAFISHLLSIASSVPSLLSSVSLNPSCLAELRLWLHLLSNWNGISFFYDDQLTNSLDIQLFTDAAPSAGFGGFFNGRWFASSWPPEITNNCEVASSALFKIYPIVAAAVLWGHEWSTKSILIHSDNLSVVDIINKGRSNSNSIMPFMRRLTWHSVTHQYILRAAHIPGHHNAIADTLSRFLFQKFRNLAPNADPMPTAVPPYSALTFNV, encoded by the exons ATGCCAGCGCCCCCAGCACTCTTTTCGACTCAAAATCAGCAGGCTGCCCCGGCAGGAGTCTTTGGCACCGGGATGCCAGCCTCCCACACCGACCTACTTTACGGGCAGCCATTTCAACCAAGCGAGGTCACCTTCCGCACCACTCAATTCTACAAGATTCACCCTGCTTACAGCCAATCCAGCTACGCGTCCCCCCGCATCCCTCGTCTCCCGTCCATCGCCCGTCCCGACCAacataagaaaacaaatattagaCG CAGCACCCGCCTCCAACAGTTTAATGAGGTTACATACTGGGGCACACTACACACAGAGACTTATTGTTGTATCTTTGTCACCCGCGCCGCTCAGCCTTGTAGCCTTTGCGGCGCACCTTCCCACCCCGCATCCGCCTGCTCTATCCCGGCCAAGATCAATATTCAACATAATCCGACCAGGAATTATGCTCTTCCCCATACACCATCACCAGCCCCCCCTGCGACTATTATTCCCAGGCCAGTCGCACCTAATCGACCCCTCTTTTCACCTAATATTAATGGTGTGGACAAGAGGGGCAGACCTATCCTACGTCAAGGCGGGCGCACAATATGCAACAACTTCAACGAAGAGGGGTGCAAAATGTCACAATGCCGCTACCTCCATGTGTGCTCTTTCTGCGGCGGCGGACATGCCAGGTCTGCTTGCCCGCATAATCCTACTTCCTTCAAGTCAGGTAAGCACCCCTCAACACCCATCAATATCATGGCACTGAAAACTGCTCTCCGTCACCATCCTGATCCCGCTTTTGTCGAATTTCttgttaccggtttcaaggaaGGCTTCTACCCCGGTATATCAGCAGAACCATctgtttcatttgaatgtaaTAATCTGCAATCAGCCATCAACGATCCTAGCTCTGTCGATCGCCTACTCTCTAAAGAGATCGAGCAAGGCTTCATGATCGGCCCCTTCTCTCAACCTCCCTTCCCTACCTTTCGTATCAGCCCTCTCGGCATAGCTACCCGAAAATACTCAGGCAAGCAGCGGATCATCATTGATCTCTCAGCTCCGCACGGCACCAGCGCCCCCAGCGTTAACAGCCTCATCCCTAGCGAAGACTACTCACTTCATTACGCTACAATAAACCACGCTATCGCTCTCATTAAACTTGCAGGCAAAAATTCATGGCTTCCAAAAACCGACATCACCAGTGCATTCAAAGTCCTCCCTATCCACCCTGATTTCTGGAGGTTTTTCGGCGTAAAATGGCGAGGTGCTTACTACTTTGCAGTGAGACTCACCTTCGGCTGCAAAAGTAGTCCCAAACTGTTTGACACTTCATCAGACGCCCTATGCTGGATATTATGTAATAATCACGGCATCCAATTCCTTGTTCATCTCTTAGAAGATTTTCTGCTCATCAGCccaccctcttctcctcccgCATCTGGCATAGCCACACTGACCGCTGTGTTTGCCGACCTTGGCGTCCCACTATCGGCGGAGAAAACGGAGGGCCCATCCACTTCACTAGAGTTCTTGGGCATCACGCTCGATACTAACTCATTCCAAGCGCCCCTCCCCATTGAAAAGCTTAAACGTATCTGTCTTCTCATTTCTAACTTCCTCATGGCCCCATCTTGCACCAAACGACAATTACTCTCACTCCTCGGCCACCTTAACTTCGCCCTACGCATTATCCCACAGGGTCGGGCATTCATTTCTCACCTTCTGTCTATCGCCTCATCAGTACCGTCGCTCCTGTCATCCGTCTCACTAAACCCATCTTGTCTCGCCGAGCTGCGCTTATGGCTCCATCTCCTCTCAAACTGGAACGGTATTTCTTTCTTCTACGACGATCAATTAACCAACTCCCTCGATATTCAGCTCTTTACCGATGCCGCTCCCTCAGCCGGTTTTGGGGGTTTCTTTAATGGTAGATGGTTCGCTTCTTCATGGCCCCCAGAGATCACGAACAATTGCGAGGTCGCTTCCTCCGCGCTCTTCAAAATCTACCCAATCGTAGCTGCCGCCGTCCTATGGGGACACGAATGGTCCACAAAATCCATCCTCATACACTCCGATAATCTCTCAGTAGTCGACATCATCAATAAAGGTCGTTCCAACTCTAATTCAATCATGCCATTCATGCGTCGCCTCACATGGCACTCTGTTACCCACCAATACATCCTCCGCGCTGCCCACATCCCAGGCCACCATAATGCTATTGCTGACACTCTCTCTCGCTTCCTATttcagaagttcagaaacttgGCTCCGAACGCCGACCCAATGCCGACTGCAGTTCCTCCGTATTCAGCGTTGACTTTCAATGTATAA